The following proteins come from a genomic window of Actinomycetota bacterium:
- a CDS encoding ABC transporter substrate-binding protein, which yields MSGASLPSSCQPLMMRGSVMVDRRRTTPSARPLVRRRRAVALAAGLAGGAMLFAACGSSSPDASSSGSGPLPKLRVVVATTDPSSTPVFVAKQAGLFAAEGVDVDLTVAGANTVTSVTSGQADIAQGGALAPITVAKQGKDTAILFWALGNKAAGFVVGKPGITSLDQCKTVITSTEATSPFGWVTAYKRALGLDYRIIASQDVPAISATVAAGTNDCGGSTYGQFTSGIAAGKMSLIIDPRDPSKLPAAVRDLNFIDSGFWGMKANLPPLKDQLVRFVRGMEKAMTYIKDHTGTQLAELLYQREDWKAIPKADLAQLIDSQRFAWLPDGGRITEQAWAGVTTFVQNMGLTYVTTSDPTWSYASRVDMSYLDAATR from the coding sequence ATGTCGGGGGCTTCCTTGCCGTCGAGCTGTCAGCCGCTGATGATGCGAGGAAGTGTGATGGTGGATCGACGTAGGACCACTCCGTCAGCTCGACCGCTCGTCCGGCGCCGCCGGGCCGTTGCACTCGCGGCGGGGTTGGCCGGCGGGGCGATGCTGTTCGCGGCGTGCGGCAGCAGCTCACCGGACGCGAGCAGCTCGGGCTCCGGCCCGCTGCCGAAGCTACGGGTCGTCGTGGCGACAACCGACCCGTCGTCGACACCGGTCTTCGTCGCCAAGCAGGCGGGGCTGTTCGCCGCCGAGGGCGTCGACGTCGACCTCACGGTAGCGGGTGCCAACACGGTGACGTCGGTGACGTCCGGCCAGGCCGACATCGCGCAAGGCGGTGCGCTCGCGCCGATCACGGTGGCCAAGCAGGGCAAGGACACCGCGATCCTGTTCTGGGCGCTGGGCAACAAGGCGGCCGGCTTCGTGGTGGGCAAGCCCGGTATCACCTCGCTCGACCAGTGCAAGACCGTGATCACCTCGACGGAGGCAACCTCGCCCTTCGGGTGGGTCACGGCCTACAAGCGGGCGCTGGGTCTGGACTACCGGATCATCGCGTCGCAGGACGTGCCGGCCATTTCGGCCACCGTCGCGGCCGGGACCAACGACTGCGGCGGCAGCACCTACGGACAGTTCACCAGCGGTATCGCTGCGGGGAAGATGTCGCTGATCATCGACCCGCGGGACCCGAGCAAGTTGCCGGCAGCGGTGCGCGATCTGAACTTCATCGACAGCGGATTCTGGGGGATGAAGGCCAACCTCCCGCCGCTGAAGGACCAGCTGGTCCGTTTCGTGCGCGGCATGGAGAAGGCGATGACGTACATCAAGGACCACACGGGCACGCAGCTCGCCGAGCTGCTGTACCAGCGCGAGGACTGGAAGGCGATCCCCAAGGCCGACCTGGCGCAGCTCATCGACAGCCAGCGTTTCGCCTGGCTGCCGGACGGCGGCCGGATCACCGAGCAGGCGTGGGCCGGGGTCACCACGTTCGTGCAGAACATGGGTCTGACCTACGTCACGACGTCGGACCCGACCTGGTCGTACGCGAGCCGGGTCGACATGTCCTACCTGGACGCGGCCACGCGCTGA
- a CDS encoding MFS transporter — protein MVALAVNVSVVSSLGAPLIPTIARDNGVPLGTAQWILTAALLSGAVASPILGRLADGPRQRLIAIVGLCVVLGGCVVAALPVSFPVLIAARTAQGVGLGLVPVAIAIARIRLPRKRLAQTVATLSITSTVGAAVGFPLTGLVVQFADYRAAFWLGAITTGIGLVLACTVLPGRVPLVARRFDLLGAVTLSVGVVAASIWLSESGSWGWTSARSVGVAAGSVVFLAVWVWHQLRCEDPLVDLRQVRHRLVLTADVAVFLICVASYLYMPIIVELMQVPTSTGFGFGASVALSGLILVPVSIGTVIVSRLLGVYERRFGTRSMIPVGALLFAVASVFFALEHRSLWVTFGVVFISGVGVGFTFAAMPGLIVRAVPPEETGSATGFYQVLRNLGQTAGSALGALVLYAFTAPGDTYPAEGGFTVSLLLAGCFSVLTAITAYLLAGPNRRGSASAPTVVPVNAGDAAAPSDAASPSAPRRA, from the coding sequence TTGGTGGCCTTGGCGGTCAACGTCTCGGTGGTGTCCAGTCTCGGTGCTCCGCTGATCCCCACGATCGCCCGCGACAACGGTGTCCCGCTGGGTACCGCGCAGTGGATCCTCACCGCAGCCCTGCTGTCCGGCGCGGTCGCCTCGCCGATCCTGGGCCGCCTCGCCGACGGCCCCCGGCAGCGGCTGATCGCCATCGTGGGGTTGTGCGTGGTGCTGGGTGGCTGCGTCGTGGCAGCACTGCCCGTGAGCTTCCCGGTCCTCATCGCCGCCCGGACCGCGCAGGGAGTCGGCCTCGGCCTGGTGCCGGTCGCCATCGCCATCGCGCGGATCCGGTTGCCCCGCAAGCGGTTGGCCCAGACTGTCGCCACGCTGTCGATCACGTCCACGGTGGGCGCCGCGGTGGGATTCCCGTTGACCGGCCTGGTGGTGCAGTTCGCGGACTACCGCGCCGCCTTCTGGCTGGGCGCGATCACCACCGGTATCGGCCTGGTGCTGGCGTGCACGGTGCTGCCCGGCCGGGTCCCGCTCGTCGCCCGACGATTCGACCTGCTCGGCGCGGTGACCCTCAGCGTGGGGGTCGTCGCCGCCTCGATCTGGTTGAGCGAGAGCGGCAGCTGGGGCTGGACGTCCGCACGCAGCGTCGGCGTTGCTGCCGGCAGCGTCGTGTTCCTGGCCGTCTGGGTATGGCACCAGCTGCGTTGTGAGGATCCGCTGGTCGACCTCCGACAGGTACGGCACCGTCTCGTGCTCACCGCCGACGTCGCGGTGTTCCTGATCTGCGTCGCCTCGTACCTCTACATGCCGATCATCGTCGAACTGATGCAGGTGCCGACCTCGACCGGTTTCGGTTTCGGCGCCTCGGTGGCGCTATCCGGGCTCATTCTCGTCCCGGTGTCCATCGGGACGGTGATCGTCAGCCGGCTCCTGGGCGTGTACGAACGCCGATTCGGTACCCGGTCGATGATCCCCGTCGGCGCCCTGCTGTTCGCGGTCGCGAGCGTCTTCTTCGCGCTGGAGCACAGGTCGTTGTGGGTGACGTTCGGTGTCGTCTTCATCTCCGGCGTCGGTGTCGGCTTCACCTTCGCCGCGATGCCCGGCCTGATCGTGCGGGCGGTCCCACCGGAGGAGACCGGAAGCGCCACCGGGTTCTACCAGGTGCTGCGGAATCTGGGTCAGACCGCGGGCAGTGCGCTGGGAGCCCTTGTGCTGTACGCGTTTACCGCCCCGGGTGACACCTATCCGGCTGAGGGTGGCTTCACTGTCAGCCTCCTGCTCGCCGGGTGCTTCAGTGTCCTGACCGCGATCACCGCCTACCTGCTCGCCGGCCCGAACCGGCGTGGCAGCGCCAGCGCACCGACGGTGGTGCCGGTGAACGCCGGCGATGCAGCAGCACCGAGTGATGCAGCGTCACCGTCGGCTCCCCGACGTGCTTGA
- a CDS encoding TIGR03619 family F420-dependent LLM class oxidoreductase, protein MVAMGVLLSDVPLTVPAAQQFQDLVRIARAADRNGFSYIAVGQHFVEGDSRWLQPIPLLARLAAEVGPSVRLLTHIAIAPLYPPVLLAEELATLDIVTDGRLIFGAGLGYRPDEFASLGVPFAERAARFDDILEVLPLLWTRDVVDFTGRHLRLQHVRTHLRPVQQPHVPIWVGGTSDAAIQRAARCADAWVAPQETTPELAIDRWKVLRAGLEARGKQFGPQPFRRNVVIADSQEQANAEYRRVAEATYANYASRGADPLGGRPSGEEFIRSVQSHAVLGTADTVVPRLVALVEQLPIDPLIVRPQWPGMSADETIEVIDRLGQDLVPAIRAVPAHTRL, encoded by the coding sequence ATGGTTGCCATGGGAGTCCTGCTCAGCGATGTCCCACTGACAGTTCCGGCGGCCCAGCAGTTCCAGGACCTCGTCCGCATCGCGCGGGCCGCCGACCGCAACGGATTCAGCTATATCGCGGTCGGTCAGCATTTCGTCGAAGGCGACAGCCGGTGGCTGCAGCCGATCCCGCTGCTGGCCCGGTTGGCAGCCGAGGTCGGTCCGAGTGTCCGCCTGCTGACACACATCGCCATCGCGCCCTTGTATCCCCCGGTGTTGCTCGCCGAGGAGTTGGCGACGCTCGACATCGTCACCGACGGCCGGCTGATCTTCGGTGCCGGCCTGGGCTACCGGCCCGACGAGTTCGCGAGCCTGGGCGTCCCGTTCGCCGAACGCGCCGCCCGGTTCGACGACATCCTCGAAGTCCTCCCGCTGCTGTGGACCCGCGACGTCGTCGACTTCACCGGCCGCCACCTGCGACTGCAGCACGTGCGTACCCACCTGCGCCCGGTGCAGCAGCCGCACGTGCCGATCTGGGTGGGCGGCACGAGCGACGCGGCGATCCAACGGGCAGCCCGCTGTGCGGATGCGTGGGTGGCCCCGCAGGAGACGACCCCGGAACTGGCCATCGACCGCTGGAAGGTCTTGCGGGCCGGGCTCGAGGCGCGGGGCAAACAGTTCGGCCCGCAACCGTTCCGGCGCAACGTCGTGATCGCCGACAGCCAGGAGCAGGCGAACGCCGAATACCGGCGGGTGGCCGAGGCGACGTACGCCAACTACGCGTCCCGGGGGGCGGATCCGTTGGGCGGCCGGCCTTCCGGCGAGGAGTTCATCCGGTCCGTCCAGTCCCACGCCGTGCTCGGGACGGCGGACACCGTCGTACCGCGGCTGGTCGCCCTGGTCGAACAACTACCCATCGACCCGCTCATCGTCCGGCCGCAATGGCCCGGCATGAGTGCCGACGAGACGATCGAGGTCATCGACCGGCTGGGGCAGGATCTGGTGCCGGCGATCCGTGCCGTACCAGCACATACCCGGCTGTGA
- a CDS encoding ABC transporter permease encodes MSTPTAQAAPDTAVAGDGLRGVLATGSRPPAPGAVTNSLTYGWRALLRIKHVPEQLIDVTLFPIMFTLMFTFLFGGALAGSPSEYVQFLLPGILVQTTVFITMYTGLNMATDIDKGMFDRFRSLPIWQPAPVVGAMLGDLARFATACAMVIVLGLILGFRPVGGPTGVLLAIALVLVFCWAVSWIWILVGLYVRSPNSVMGISMMILFPLTFASNIFVDPATMPGWLQTVVEYNPISYLVTAVRDLMAGQLPGSDLTVVLVVAAAIVASFGPLSMHRYRTR; translated from the coding sequence ATGAGTACGCCGACGGCCCAGGCCGCACCGGACACCGCTGTGGCCGGCGACGGGCTGCGGGGCGTCCTGGCGACCGGCAGCCGCCCGCCGGCACCCGGGGCGGTCACGAACTCGCTCACCTACGGCTGGCGTGCCCTGCTCCGGATCAAACACGTGCCCGAACAACTCATCGACGTCACGCTGTTTCCGATCATGTTCACGCTCATGTTCACGTTCCTGTTCGGTGGCGCGCTGGCCGGCTCCCCGTCGGAGTACGTGCAGTTCCTGCTTCCCGGGATCCTCGTGCAGACCACGGTCTTCATCACGATGTACACGGGCCTGAACATGGCCACCGACATCGACAAGGGCATGTTCGACCGATTCCGGTCGCTGCCGATCTGGCAACCGGCACCGGTCGTCGGAGCGATGCTCGGAGATCTCGCCCGGTTCGCCACAGCCTGCGCAATGGTCATCGTGCTGGGACTGATCCTCGGCTTCCGTCCGGTGGGCGGTCCGACCGGTGTTCTGCTGGCCATCGCGCTCGTCCTGGTGTTCTGCTGGGCGGTGTCCTGGATCTGGATCCTGGTGGGGCTGTATGTCCGGAGCCCGAACTCGGTCATGGGGATCAGCATGATGATCCTGTTCCCGCTGACCTTCGCCAGCAACATCTTCGTGGATCCCGCCACGATGCCCGGGTGGCTGCAGACGGTGGTCGAGTACAACCCGATCAGCTACCTGGTCACTGCGGTTCGCGACCTCATGGCCGGACAGCTGCCGGGATCGGACCTCACCGTCGTGCTGGTCGTCGCGGCGGCGATCGTCGCGAGTTTCGGGCCGCTGTCGATGCACCGGTACCGGACCCGCTGA
- a CDS encoding MaoC family dehydratase — protein sequence MKHLTTEADIRAAAGTHLGVSDWLDITQEMVDTFAEVTGDRQWIHVDVARAAQGPFGGTIAHGFLTLSLLPALTAGAFVYDGTRMNINYGLNKVRFITPVVVGSRVRSSTDLLEVTEVDGGLQVVMRTTIEIEGGSRPAAVAEHVQRAYF from the coding sequence ATGAAACACCTCACCACCGAGGCCGATATTCGCGCCGCAGCCGGGACGCACCTCGGCGTCAGCGACTGGCTGGACATCACGCAGGAGATGGTCGACACGTTCGCCGAGGTCACCGGTGACCGGCAGTGGATTCACGTCGATGTCGCTCGCGCCGCCCAGGGACCTTTCGGCGGCACGATCGCCCACGGCTTCCTGACCCTCTCGCTGCTGCCGGCGCTCACCGCTGGTGCGTTCGTGTACGACGGCACCCGGATGAATATCAACTACGGGCTCAACAAGGTCCGGTTCATCACCCCGGTCGTCGTCGGCTCGCGGGTCAGGTCCAGCACCGACCTGCTCGAGGTGACCGAGGTCGACGGCGGCCTGCAGGTCGTCATGCGCACCACGATCGAGATCGAGGGCGGTTCGCGCCCGGCAGCAGTCGCCGAACACGTGCAGCGCGCGTACTTCTGA
- a CDS encoding RNA polymerase sigma factor: MEPQVPAVDATVERVFRRDSGRAVATLTRLVGDLGVAEECVQEAYVAALHHWPRTGVPPNPAGWILTTARRRAIDRFRRDSLRHDKHAQAELMRDPDAAGSADGADQEVSGVADDRLRLVFTCCHPSLARATQVALTLRLVAGLQTAEIARAFLVPEPTMAQRLVRAKAKIKAARIPYRVPGDAELPDRLPPVLQVIYLVFNEGYVASAGDRLVRESLCEEAIRLARLVHDLMPDEPEVTGLLALLLLTHARRGARAAADGGLVRLAEQDRRDWDAVAIAEGHELVRACLRRNTPGPYQLQAAIAAVHADAATAADTDWAQIVLLYDHLLALTGSGVVATNRAVAIAELDGPAAALASLDRLDLTGYYLWHAARADALARLGRHDEAVSAYDDALRRTDNAVEQRFLRRRRDESAATSAAPPAADAGRSSPPWDQSR, from the coding sequence ATCGAACCGCAGGTCCCGGCGGTCGACGCGACGGTCGAACGCGTCTTCCGCCGGGACTCCGGCCGGGCGGTGGCGACGCTGACCCGGCTGGTCGGTGACCTCGGCGTGGCCGAGGAGTGCGTCCAGGAGGCGTACGTCGCGGCACTGCACCACTGGCCGCGCACCGGCGTACCGCCGAACCCGGCCGGCTGGATCCTCACCACCGCGCGCCGTCGCGCGATCGACCGGTTCCGCCGTGACTCGCTGCGCCACGACAAGCACGCCCAAGCCGAGCTGATGCGCGACCCCGACGCAGCCGGTAGCGCCGACGGCGCCGACCAGGAGGTGAGCGGGGTGGCCGACGACCGGCTGCGGCTGGTCTTCACCTGCTGCCACCCGTCGCTGGCGCGGGCGACCCAGGTCGCCTTGACGCTGCGGCTGGTGGCGGGACTGCAGACCGCCGAGATCGCCCGGGCGTTCCTCGTCCCGGAGCCGACCATGGCGCAGCGGCTGGTCCGGGCGAAGGCGAAGATCAAGGCCGCGCGGATCCCGTACCGCGTGCCCGGCGACGCGGAGCTTCCCGACCGGCTGCCCCCGGTACTGCAGGTGATCTACCTGGTCTTCAACGAGGGCTACGTCGCCAGCGCCGGTGACCGGCTGGTCCGCGAATCGCTGTGCGAGGAGGCGATCCGGCTCGCGCGGCTCGTGCACGACCTCATGCCGGACGAACCGGAGGTCACCGGCCTGCTGGCGCTGCTGCTGCTGACCCATGCCCGTCGCGGCGCCCGCGCCGCCGCCGACGGCGGCCTGGTCCGGCTCGCCGAGCAGGACCGCCGCGACTGGGACGCCGTCGCGATAGCCGAGGGCCACGAGCTGGTCCGGGCCTGCCTGCGGCGCAATACGCCTGGGCCGTACCAGCTACAGGCGGCGATCGCCGCGGTCCACGCCGACGCGGCGACCGCAGCCGACACCGACTGGGCACAGATCGTGCTGCTGTACGACCACCTGCTGGCGCTGACCGGCAGCGGCGTGGTCGCCACGAACCGGGCCGTCGCGATCGCCGAACTCGACGGTCCGGCCGCGGCGCTGGCGAGCCTGGACCGCCTCGACCTGACCGGCTACTACCTGTGGCACGCCGCACGTGCCGATGCGCTCGCCCGGCTGGGCCGTCACGACGAGGCGGTGTCGGCGTACGACGACGCCCTGCGCCGCACGGACAATGCCGTGGAACAGCGATTCCTGCGCCGCCGGCGAGACGAGTCGGCAGCGACCAGCGCCGCCCCGCCGGCCGCCGACGCCGGCCGGTCGTCACCGCCGTGGGATCAATCTCGCTGA
- a CDS encoding ATP-binding cassette domain-containing protein: MTDLAIEATGLVKIFGDNRAVDGVDLAVPGGTVYGVLGPNGAGKTTTIRMLATLLQPDGGTARVMGHDVVSEARQVRKAVSLTGQFASVDEELTGTENLVLLARLYGYRRGAARRRAAELLAAFGIADAAGRQVKSYSGGMRRRIDIAASIVVTPQLLFLDEPTTGLDPRSRNQVWDVVRLMVDCGTTVLLTTQYLDEADQLADRIAVIDHGRVIAEGTSSELKSRAGAGSLQLRLAQPALRDQVKDRLAALLGLPVVADGDPAVLTAQVADPGRVAAVLARLADDGVDIVGYAVGQPSLDEVFLALTGHHAETTDEEVA; the protein is encoded by the coding sequence ATGACGGACCTGGCGATCGAAGCCACCGGGCTCGTCAAGATCTTCGGCGACAACCGGGCCGTGGACGGCGTCGATCTCGCCGTCCCCGGTGGCACGGTCTACGGCGTCCTCGGACCCAACGGTGCCGGCAAGACGACCACCATCCGGATGCTCGCCACCTTGCTGCAGCCGGACGGCGGGACCGCCCGGGTCATGGGTCACGACGTGGTCTCCGAGGCTCGGCAGGTCCGCAAGGCGGTCAGTCTCACCGGCCAGTTCGCGTCTGTCGACGAGGAACTGACCGGTACCGAGAACCTCGTCCTGCTCGCCCGCCTGTACGGCTACCGCAGGGGGGCGGCTCGCCGGCGCGCGGCGGAACTGCTGGCTGCGTTCGGCATCGCCGACGCCGCGGGCCGGCAGGTCAAGTCGTACTCCGGCGGGATGCGGCGGCGCATCGACATCGCCGCCAGCATCGTGGTCACTCCGCAGCTGCTGTTCCTCGACGAGCCGACGACCGGGCTGGACCCTCGTAGCCGCAACCAGGTGTGGGACGTCGTCCGGCTGATGGTCGACTGCGGGACGACCGTCCTGCTCACCACGCAGTACCTCGACGAGGCCGACCAGCTCGCCGACCGGATCGCCGTGATCGATCACGGCCGCGTCATCGCCGAGGGCACCAGCAGTGAGCTGAAGTCCCGCGCCGGTGCCGGCTCACTGCAGCTTCGACTCGCGCAGCCCGCGCTGCGCGACCAGGTGAAGGACCGCCTCGCTGCACTGCTCGGACTTCCGGTGGTCGCCGACGGCGACCCGGCGGTGCTGACCGCGCAGGTCGCCGATCCCGGGCGGGTCGCCGCCGTGCTGGCCCGGCTCGCCGACGACGGGGTCGACATCGTCGGCTACGCGGTCGGGCAGCCGAGCCTCGACGAAGTGTTCCTGGCGCTCACCGGCCACCACGCCGAAACGACGGACGAGGAGGTGGCATGA
- a CDS encoding acyl-CoA dehydrogenase produces the protein MPWNSDSCAAGETSRQRPAPPRRPPTPAGRHRRGINLAELDSGNDRPLGIANAHPPHSSPSRRRQWAGLLLPEHRVTVDLTPDPAVAELAARTAEFVRTVVLPVEQRVGGIVHSGGPVRQELQDAAREAGLLSPQVSPSYGGHGLDARGQALVFEQAGYALLGPLAMNCAAPDEGNMHLLEVVADDMQRERFLRPLAEGRVRSCFAMTEPAPGAGSDPRALATTATKVPGGWSITGHKWFISGARGAAFSICMARTSGSPGDAGGATMFLLDMDTPGVTYVRDIDTMDQGIFAGHSELRFDGAFVPDDCILGEVDKGFEYAQVRLAPARLTHCMRWLGAASHAHDLAMRHATNRRAFGSRLADLGMAQQHLADNEIDLETSRAMVMRCAWELDQDSNSAESARLSSIAKVFVSEAVNRVVDRSLQLCGALGASEDILVARYLRDARAFRIYDGSSETHRWALARRAVRRATRQQESAG, from the coding sequence ATGCCGTGGAACAGCGATTCCTGCGCCGCCGGCGAGACGAGTCGGCAGCGACCAGCGCCGCCCCGCCGGCCGCCGACGCCGGCCGGTCGTCACCGCCGTGGGATCAATCTCGCTGAACTTGACAGCGGCAACGACCGGCCGTTAGGCATCGCCAATGCCCACCCACCCCACAGCTCACCGTCGCGTCGTCGACAGTGGGCAGGACTGCTGCTGCCGGAGCACCGTGTGACTGTTGACCTGACTCCCGATCCTGCGGTCGCTGAACTGGCCGCCCGCACCGCTGAGTTCGTCAGGACGGTGGTGTTGCCCGTCGAACAGCGGGTCGGGGGAATCGTCCATTCCGGCGGGCCGGTCCGCCAGGAGCTGCAGGACGCCGCCCGTGAGGCGGGCCTGCTCAGCCCGCAGGTGTCGCCCAGCTACGGCGGGCACGGGCTGGACGCCCGGGGTCAGGCGCTCGTCTTCGAGCAGGCCGGCTACGCGCTGCTCGGACCGCTGGCGATGAACTGCGCGGCCCCGGACGAGGGCAACATGCACCTGCTCGAGGTCGTGGCCGACGACATGCAGCGCGAGCGCTTCCTGCGCCCGCTGGCCGAGGGCCGGGTCCGGTCGTGCTTCGCGATGACCGAGCCCGCGCCGGGCGCGGGTTCGGACCCCCGGGCCCTGGCCACCACCGCGACCAAGGTCCCGGGCGGGTGGAGCATCACCGGGCACAAGTGGTTCATCAGTGGCGCGCGCGGCGCGGCGTTCAGCATCTGCATGGCCCGTACCTCCGGTTCCCCGGGCGATGCCGGCGGCGCCACGATGTTCCTGCTGGACATGGACACGCCCGGCGTGACCTACGTCCGCGACATCGACACGATGGACCAGGGGATCTTCGCCGGACACAGCGAACTGAGGTTCGACGGCGCCTTCGTTCCGGACGACTGCATCCTCGGCGAGGTGGACAAGGGATTCGAGTACGCCCAGGTCCGGCTGGCCCCTGCCCGGCTCACCCACTGCATGCGGTGGCTCGGTGCGGCCAGCCACGCGCACGACCTGGCCATGCGGCACGCGACCAACCGTCGCGCGTTCGGTTCGCGACTGGCGGATCTCGGTATGGCGCAACAGCACCTGGCCGACAACGAGATCGACCTGGAGACCTCGCGCGCCATGGTCATGCGGTGCGCCTGGGAGCTCGACCAGGACTCCAACAGCGCGGAATCGGCACGGCTGTCGTCGATTGCGAAGGTATTCGTGTCCGAGGCGGTGAACCGGGTCGTGGACCGGTCGTTGCAGTTGTGCGGTGCGCTGGGCGCCTCGGAGGACATCCTGGTCGCCCGGTACCTGCGGGACGCCCGGGCCTTCCGCATCTACGACGGGTCCTCCGAGACCCACCGGTGGGCGCTGGCCCGCCGGGCGGTACGCCGCGCCACCCGGCAGCAGGAGTCAGCCGGATGA
- a CDS encoding phosphotransferase family protein, with product MTAVPGIDLPAAQAHFGAVLGCDPSSISFSLIAGGRSNLTYLMSAGGRDLVLRRPPLGHVLPSAHDMGREYRVISALYGTAVRVPEPIAAAGADNPLGWPYFVMARVAGSVVSNAAAARELTPDQARRASVSLVEQLVAIHTVDLDAIGLADLGRPAGFMARQVKRWLEQWRASGGVETGLPMERLGAGVLESLPPTASTGLVHGDYRLDNTILAADDPGRVAAVIDWEMATLGDPLADLGVFATYWDPVTEPLTGGGHAMDANPGFPDTATLLRMYEDACGRSLGPISPYVAFGHFKLAAIAQTIAARHDQGLTVGEQFAAAAGVVPELVHGGLAVLAAGES from the coding sequence GTGACGGCGGTTCCGGGGATCGACCTTCCTGCCGCGCAGGCCCATTTCGGCGCGGTGCTGGGCTGCGATCCGTCGAGTATCAGTTTCTCGCTGATCGCCGGCGGGCGGTCGAACCTCACCTACCTGATGTCAGCCGGCGGGCGGGACCTGGTGTTGCGGCGGCCGCCGCTGGGCCACGTCCTGCCGTCCGCTCATGACATGGGCCGGGAGTACCGGGTCATTTCCGCGCTGTACGGCACGGCGGTCCGGGTCCCGGAACCGATCGCTGCGGCCGGGGCGGACAACCCGTTGGGGTGGCCGTACTTCGTGATGGCGCGGGTCGCCGGCAGCGTGGTCAGCAACGCCGCGGCTGCCCGGGAACTCACCCCGGATCAGGCCAGGCGCGCCTCGGTGAGCCTGGTCGAGCAACTCGTCGCGATCCACACCGTCGACCTCGACGCGATCGGCCTGGCCGACCTCGGCCGGCCCGCCGGTTTCATGGCGCGGCAGGTGAAGCGCTGGCTGGAGCAGTGGCGTGCCTCCGGTGGCGTCGAGACCGGGCTGCCGATGGAACGGCTGGGGGCCGGGGTGCTCGAGTCGTTGCCGCCCACCGCCTCGACCGGTCTGGTGCACGGCGACTACCGGCTCGACAACACCATCCTGGCCGCTGACGACCCCGGCCGGGTGGCCGCGGTGATCGACTGGGAGATGGCCACGCTGGGCGATCCGCTGGCCGACCTGGGCGTCTTCGCGACGTACTGGGATCCGGTCACCGAGCCGCTCACCGGCGGTGGCCACGCCATGGACGCCAACCCCGGGTTCCCCGACACCGCGACGTTGCTGCGCATGTACGAGGACGCCTGCGGCCGGTCCCTGGGGCCGATCTCACCGTACGTCGCCTTCGGCCATTTCAAGCTCGCCGCGATCGCCCAGACGATCGCCGCGCGCCACGACCAGGGCCTGACGGTGGGCGAGCAGTTCGCCGCCGCGGCCGGCGTCGTTCCCGAGCTGGTCCACGGTGGCCTGGCGGTCCTGGCCGCCGGCGAGAGCTAG
- a CDS encoding carboxymuconolactone decarboxylase family protein translates to MTNSEAEPSAAGAADVHPFAPFTDFRSGDPLAQYNADVLIEGVWQRPGLSRRDRRLITLAILATRGAIAEAGVHIDAALYQGEMTVEQLQEMAVQVAFYAGWPMGNRLQREITDRAAARDL, encoded by the coding sequence ATGACGAACTCCGAGGCCGAACCGAGCGCCGCGGGCGCTGCCGACGTCCACCCGTTCGCGCCGTTCACCGACTTCCGCTCGGGTGATCCGTTGGCGCAGTACAACGCCGATGTGCTGATCGAGGGTGTCTGGCAGCGCCCCGGTCTGAGCCGGCGTGACCGGCGCCTGATCACGCTGGCGATCCTCGCCACCCGCGGCGCGATCGCGGAGGCCGGGGTGCACATCGATGCCGCGCTCTACCAAGGGGAGATGACCGTCGAACAGCTGCAGGAGATGGCGGTCCAGGTCGCCTTCTACGCGGGCTGGCCGATGGGCAACCGACTGCAGCGAGAGATCACGGACAGGGCGGCGGCGCGCGACCTCTAG